The Macadamia integrifolia cultivar HAES 741 unplaced genomic scaffold, SCU_Mint_v3 scaffold1546, whole genome shotgun sequence genome segment TaaatctttctctcttctctgttcTATATTCTCTATTCTCTAATCTCTACTGCAAcaaatggaaaaaggaaaaatcattcTTCCTTCTCTGCATGCACGCACGCACGCACGCCCCTTTCTGCTTTTAACAATTTTAACGTTTTTGTCACCTTCCCAccattctctcttttgcttTCTCTGTCCTCAACCCTTTTTATAGAGACTCACTACAGCCTTAAGAGGGGTTTTCTtgattcctcttcttccttctcttatcCCTAATCTCTTCAACTTATAGCAGAGAAGAGGGTCactggttctctctctctctctctgtctctcacacacacacacacacacagagaccGTCAAGATTTCTGATCTAATATTTGAAAACAGTTAATTTTGTTGTAAGAAAAGTAAcaaatttcagttatttattaaTATCACACCCAACCAAACGACGGCGGCGAGAGCTCTACAGAGAGGGCACAGCGGCGCGGTGACGAAAGCTCTGCGGAGAACAGCAAATGGGTTAAGACGACAGAGCACATCAATGAAGGGGCAACGACCATGGAGCAGATCGACAGCCAAGAACAGCAAACAATGGCGGAACAGAGCGACGACAGAGCAAATTGATGGCAGATTTCAGCTAACGACGGTGGAGCGTAGCGATGAAAAAGGTTATGTTTCGGCTTTTacggtttaaggtttaattCATATGGAATGGTAATTTCGGTATAATATTACATGAGGTTATTACTTATCAGGGCTATGAAGGAGTATGAAAGCATTTTCAAACTAGAAGGGAGGGGGTATATTTATGTGTTGAAGACTCCTGGGTGCATTTGAGTCATGCGAGCCAAGTCAAGCCAAGCCGGGCCTGATGTAGGTCAGTCAGGAACCTACGTTTTTACATGTTGATACTTTTGGCTTTAAAGCAAAAAGATcacaatttgaatttgaattcaaaattg includes the following:
- the LOC122064152 gene encoding uncharacterized protein LOC122064152 produces the protein MVSSMGLKWKEKDSSLLLDSPKSPDELLYAISNPLRPYPRKNPLRHWYSQGFSVKLAYLRWRATLSNGLFINITPNQTTAARALQRGHSGAVTKALRRTANGLRRQSTSMKGQRPWSRSTAKNSKQWRNRATTEQIDGRFQLTTVERSDEKGYVSAFTV